A window of the Vanessa cardui chromosome 25, ilVanCard2.1, whole genome shotgun sequence genome harbors these coding sequences:
- the LOC124540409 gene encoding uncharacterized protein LOC124540409 translates to MKVKVKGARAKNMDKLIAAVQARECLWDKSYRGHRNRFKLERYWNEVATEVGTTSLNCRKRWKNLKDQCRKEMKKNPSESEWPHFQKLKFIHHQFLAEDEEGDDDTTDEVFNSLDESIKRPKLGYTMRKKLLMNKRRTIDVDMNKLIELVQVRDIIWNRQLKGHHNWYKLDESWKEISRELGVTRDEARLKWKYLRDQARKEVRKQGSEWEYLPKLQFLTNQFNDYEGNDTADDHFNQDTDFDTTADQSSSYYIEPPTNEVSVKDDEFDEFDTKPIIMETDFYDDDDEAQKSIGNSNDVPEVAKDEDIGFFNSLIPHVKKLGPAKKLMLRMKIQELVYNTVYNET, encoded by the exons ATGAAGGTGAAAGTCAAAGGCGCCCGTGCCAAAAACATGGACAAGCTGATCGCGGCAGTCCAAGCCCGCGAGTGCTTATGGGACAAAAGTTACAGGGGGCATAGAAATCGGTTCAAGTTGGAGCGTTATTGGAACGAAGTGGCCACCGAAGTTGGGACCACTA gtCTTAATTGCAGAAAGAGATGGAAGAACCTCAAAGATCAATGCCGAAAGGAAATGAAGAAAAATCCCAGCGAATCCGAATGGCCACATttccaaaaattaaaattcattcatcACCAATTTTTAGCGGAGGATGAAGAAGGTGATGACGACACAACAGATGAAGTATTTAATTCTCTTGATGAATCTATAAAACGACCGAAACTAGGTTATACAATGAGAAAGAAATTACTAATGAACAAAAGAAGAACTATAGATGTTGATATGAACAAATTGATTGAATTAGTCCAAGTGAGAGATATTATATGGAATAGACAGTTGAAAGGACATCACAATTGGTACAAATTAGATGAAAGCTGGAAGGAGATTTCTCGAGAATTAGGAGTTACGC GAGACGAAGCGAGATTAAAATGGAAATATCTACGAGACCAAGCAAGAAAGGAAGTTCGTAAACAGGGATCAGAATGGGAATATCTACCAAAACTCCAATTCCTTACAAATCAGTTTAACGATTACGAAGGCAACGATACTGCTGACGATCATTTCAATCAGGATACAGACTTCGATACAACCGCTGATCAAAGTAGCAGCTACTATATCGAACCACCAACAAATGAAGTTAGTGTCAAAGAtgatgaatttgatgaatttgacACGAAACCAATAATTATGGAAACTGATTTCTACGATGATGATGACGAAGCTCAAAAGAGCATTGGGAATAGTAACGATGTTCCCGAAGTAGCCAAAGACGAGGATATAGGTTTCTTCAACAGTCTTATACCCCATGTTAAAAAACTGGGACCAGCTAAAAAGTTAATGTTGAGAATGAAGATTCAAGAACTAGTGTACAATACGGTTTATAACGAAACCTAG